The segment CGCGTGCGGACGGTGGGCAAGATACAGATCGACTTCCCGGCGCATGCGCAGCAACTGCTCATGGGCGTCGGCGATGCGCGCTTGCATGGCGGGGTTGGAAATGCGGGTCAGCTCCCTGCCGCCAGCCTGTGCCCGGGCCAGCGATTGCTCCGTTTGCTCGCGCCAGCTCTTCAGGCGGCGGATTTCCAGCGGGTCGGGCTCCGATGTCCGGGAGAGCAGTGTCAGAGTCAGCGCCCTTTCCTTGTCCAGATTGTCGGCGGCGTTCAGATAGTCGCGCACCACCTCGTTGAGCGTCATCAGATCGCTGGATTGCCGGTAGTGCGTCCAGGAGGAGAGGGTCAGTCTTCCGAATGCCGCCAACTGTAGAATCAGCAAGGTGATGACCAGAACGACCACGGTGCGCCGCATGGTGGTGGCGCGTGAGTGCTGGCCGAGCGATTTCATGGCTGTCTCCGTCCGTCACTGGTTGACCAGTGGATCCGCCGGGGCGTCCGCCGCCGCATCCGCTTCGGCCGGGGGCGGCTCGACATGGACTTTGTGCACCCCATAACGATCCTGGAATTCCCGCAATGCATGAATTTGCGGTTGGGTAAGACGCGCGCCCTTGGGCAGAATGAGGATTCCCGTGCCGCTCATCAGGGGCCGGGCGAGGATGGCGCCGGGTCGCACCTGGGCCAGCGAGCGCTCTTCACCCGCGTCTTCGAGGGCAATTTGTTCCGATGCGATGTTGACATAGGCCATCGGAAATTCGACCTTGTCGTAAGGTGTGCCTGTTGCAATATGGTAAAAGGCGAAGAGATCCATTTCGGGCCGCGGTCTGCCCATCGCTCCATCAATGGTTTTTTCGATATTGGCCGGCGTGGGGGGTTTGACGATGAAACCGTCGGCAAAAAATTTCGCGGCGGTGACAATGGTTTGTTTTTCCGGATGACCGGAAAGGAAAACGAAGGGAAGCGTGCCCGGATTACTGGTACGTCCGCAGCGCACTTCCTTGAGCAGATCGACCCCGCTCATGCGGCTCATCTGCACATCGCACAGCACCAGATCGACTTGGCGGATATCCAGCACGCGCAACGCGGTCTGCCCGTCGGCGGCCTGGGAAATGTTGTCCCCGCGGAATCCCATGGCTTTGAGGGCCTGGCTGACCAGCGTCCTGACCAGTTGCTGGTCGTCGACGATCAAAATACGGATGGTCGAGAAGTCAACACTCATCTCCGACTCCCTGTGGTGGGGCTTAATTAATGAATAGCGTGTTGTGACACGCCTGACAATCGGTGTCGTCATATGTTGAACGATTTTCAGGAAAAAGCCATGAGGCAAGTCATTTGTCGGAAGATGTTTAAATCCATGCCTCGCCGGGCCTGGTTTCCACTGTTTTTCCTGATAAACGCACGAGTAGGGGTGTGAGGAGGCGTCGTCTTCGACGGACGGCGCTACCGCGTCAGGGCGTGAAACTCGCGCGGTATTGGCTTACCCAATCCGCGGGAGTAGTTCATAATGTCGGTATCAGATCAATGTTGGCGGCTCTCCCCTGGTGGCACGGCCGCCTTTCTCGTTTCAGGAACAGGTATGGAAGCAGTACGCTTGTCCAAGCGTCTGGCCGAGCTGGGCATTTGCTCGCGGCGCGAAGCGGACAGCTATATTGAAAAAGGTTGGGTCAAGGTCGACGGAGAAGTCGCCGTGCTGGGGCAGAAAGTCACGCCCGAACAGCGCATCGAACTGGATCGCCAGGCCCGCGAGGCCCAATCGTCGCGCGTGACCATTTTGCTCAACAAACCGGTGGGGTATGTGTCCGGGCAGCCGGAGAAAGGCTACCCGCCCGCCGTCGCGCTGATCACCGGCAGCAGCCGCTGGATCGAGGATCGCGCATCGCAGAAATTCTCCCCGGCCCATCTGAAGGGGTTGGCTCCGGCCGGCCGTCTGGACATCGATTCGGTGGGCTTGCTGGTGCTGACCCAGGATGGCGTGGTGGCCAAACGCCTGATCGGAGAAAACTCCCAGGTGGAAAAGGAGTATCTGGTGCGGGTTTCCGGGCAGATGATTCCGGACGGACTGGCTCTGCTCAATCACGGACTGTCGCTGGACGGCGAGGCTCTGCGTCCTGCCAAGGTGGTATGGCAGAACGACGATCAGCTGCGCTTCATCCTGCGCCAGGGTAAAAAACGCCAGATCCGGCGCATGTGCGAACAGGTCGGACTGACGGTGACGGGACTCAAGCGCGTGCGCATCGGCAAGGTGATGCTCGGCAATCTGCCGCCGGGGCAGTGGCGTTATCTGCGCGATGACGAAGTCTTCTGACCGGCGGACCACAGGGGAGCGCTGACATGTTCGGATGGCTCGCGCACTGGTTGTACGGGACGGGAAAGCGGCCCGATCCGGCCGTGCTCGACAAGATCGTGGATCGCACCGATCCGCGGTTGCGCCTTTTATCCGGGTATGAACGCGCGTTGGGCAAGGGCGCTGGAACCAGCCTTGCGTTCTGCGCGGCGCTGGGAGGGCGGCTTGGCGAACCGCTTCCCCTGTCCTTGCGCAGTTTCACCACGGACCGTCGCCTCGGGTTGTTTTTTTCTTCGCCGGCGAGTCTTCTGTCGGCGCTCGAACACTCCGGGTCGCTCTCGGATTTTTTCTCGTCGCCAAGCCTGGGCGACGAGGCTCACGCCTTGTTGTTGATGCAGCGCACCGAAAAGCAGCGCTTCGGCCGCGAAGAGCGCAACGGCGAGGTGGTCAACGATGTGGCGCAGACGGTGGTCAGCTTCGACCGGCACCGGATCGTGCTGGCCAGTCCGTCGCGCGACGCCTTGCTCGCGGCCTTGCCCGGACGCGGCCTGGAAGTGCTGCTGGCCGTGGCGAGCCGCCATCTGGCCAACGAAGGCCGGGTGAAGACCGAGCTGGAAAGCGAGCTCATGCATATCGACATGAAGCTGGCGACGCTTGCCCATCCTGCCAACAGTATCACTCAGGGGTTGCCTTCCGGCTGCCGCCCCTTGCCCGACAGCCGGCACGCCCTGGAAGTCTTGCGCCGCGATACACAAAAGCGGCTTACCCTGATCAAGCGCATGACCGAACTGCCGGGAGTGCTCCAGACCGTGCGTCATATTCTCGAGCATCCCGACGATTATTTCCGGCTGCGCCCGGCGCGGCTCGCGCTCGACCGCATGGGAGTGCTCCAGCCGGACGGGGCGGAAGGGAGCGACATCACCCGCATCGATCTTGAAGAAGTCATGCTGGGCCATGGCGAGCCGTTTTGCCGGGCCGTGGTGCCGGTCACGATTACGCGCTCCGCCTTGCTCGAACTGCGTCAGGGATTCGGCGGCGAGGCGGCGCTGTCATCCTGAACGTAATGGGGCCTAAGATTCCGACTATTCTCCTGTAGCCTTGTTTGCATTCGTGTTCCCCTCGCCCCGGAACGCGTTGCATTTCTGCCAACATGGTACCCGTGATCGATTATCTGACCGGGTGCTGCGGATATGTTGCTTGTTGACCTGACTGAAAACCCCCTTGGCCTTTCCCCTTCGGCGCGCAGTGCCGTCCTGCGAGAGGTTTCCTGCCTGCATGCCTTTCCCGACGGCGCTGCCGACGCGCTGCGGCATCGATTGGCGGCGCATCTGCGTCTGCCTGCCCGGTGCGTGCTGCCCGGAGCCGGTTCGTCGGACGTGCTGGGCATGGCCCTGTCGACGCTCGTGTCCGGTCACTCCCGCCTGATCTGCCCGGCTTTGCTGCCGCCTCATGTCGAGACGCTGGTCAATGCAAGCGGGCTGTCCGTGGAGCGAGTCAGAGAGGCGGATGGCTGGCAGCCGTCGCTGGATAGTCTGGCCCGGGCCGTCTGCGGCCAGGATGATGCGCCGATCGTGTATCTGCCGTATCCCGATAGTCTCGGCGGCGGTTGCCATGATTCTGATGAGCTGGCGGCCTGGCTGCGGGCGCAGGCCGGGCGGGCCGTGACGATCGTGGACGAAAGCTATATCGAGTTTTACGACGGCCATGACGCCCTGTCGATGGTGTCGCTGGTGCGCGAAGGAATGGCCGGCATGCTGGTGTTGCGTTCCTTTTCGCATGCCTACGGGCTTGCCGGAGTCCGGGCCGGCTATGGACTGGGCGACAGCGCTCTGGTGGGGGCCTGCGCCCGCCGGATGCGGCCTTACCCGATCAGCCTGCCCGCCCTGGCGGCTTGTCTGGATGCGCTCGATAACCCGGAGTGGCTGTCGCAAAGCCGGCTGTTTGTCCGTGTCGTGCGGGATTTCCTGGGGGAGCGCCTGAGCGCGATGCAGGCGGAGGTGCGCGATTGCGGGCTCAATTTCCTGTTGCACCGGCTGGAGGTTCCCGAGGAGCGCCTGGCCGGCGCATTGACGGATGCCGGCTGGCCCTCGGTTCGCCGCATAGGGGGAATGGATGGCTGGGCCCGGGTTGGCGCGTCGACGATCGAGACAGCGGGACGCTATCTGGAGGTGCTGGACCGTTGCCGTTCCGCCTTGTCCTAATCCTCTCCCGCATTCCCCCGTTTTTTCCGGCTTTTGCCCCCAAAGGGGCGGCATGACGCGAGTTAACGGCCAGGTGGATCGGTGCGGGGCGGGTTTTCTTTGAGGGGAGCCGTGGCGCAGGTATAGTGATGCCAAATGATCGCCCTGCGCTTGCGACTTCGGAAGGATGCCCGGATGAACCGATTGCGTATCAGTACCGACAATGCCGAACTGGACATCGCTTTGATCCACCGTTTTTTGGCGGAGGAATCGACCTGGTCGAGGAATATCGGGCGCGACAGAGTGGAGCGGGCCATCGCCCATTCGCTTTGTTTTGGCGCCTACCTGGATGGCGGGCAGGTGGGGTTTGCCCGCGTGATCTCGGATCGCGCGACCTTCGCGAACCTGGTCGATGTGTTTGTGCTACCCCAATGGCGCGGCCGCGGCATCAGCCGCGCGCTCATGGGCGCGGTGCTGGCGCATCCCGATTTGCAGGGCTTGCGCCGTTTCACTCTGGCCACCTCGAC is part of the Paludibacterium paludis genome and harbors:
- a CDS encoding response regulator, whose amino-acid sequence is MSVDFSTIRILIVDDQQLVRTLVSQALKAMGFRGDNISQAADGQTALRVLDIRQVDLVLCDVQMSRMSGVDLLKEVRCGRTSNPGTLPFVFLSGHPEKQTIVTAAKFFADGFIVKPPTPANIEKTIDGAMGRPRPEMDLFAFYHIATGTPYDKVEFPMAYVNIASEQIALEDAGEERSLAQVRPGAILARPLMSGTGILILPKGARLTQPQIHALREFQDRYGVHKVHVEPPPAEADAAADAPADPLVNQ
- a CDS encoding pseudouridine synthase, producing MEAVRLSKRLAELGICSRREADSYIEKGWVKVDGEVAVLGQKVTPEQRIELDRQAREAQSSRVTILLNKPVGYVSGQPEKGYPPAVALITGSSRWIEDRASQKFSPAHLKGLAPAGRLDIDSVGLLVLTQDGVVAKRLIGENSQVEKEYLVRVSGQMIPDGLALLNHGLSLDGEALRPAKVVWQNDDQLRFILRQGKKRQIRRMCEQVGLTVTGLKRVRIGKVMLGNLPPGQWRYLRDDEVF
- a CDS encoding pyridoxal phosphate-dependent aminotransferase, which produces MLLVDLTENPLGLSPSARSAVLREVSCLHAFPDGAADALRHRLAAHLRLPARCVLPGAGSSDVLGMALSTLVSGHSRLICPALLPPHVETLVNASGLSVERVREADGWQPSLDSLARAVCGQDDAPIVYLPYPDSLGGGCHDSDELAAWLRAQAGRAVTIVDESYIEFYDGHDALSMVSLVREGMAGMLVLRSFSHAYGLAGVRAGYGLGDSALVGACARRMRPYPISLPALAACLDALDNPEWLSQSRLFVRVVRDFLGERLSAMQAEVRDCGLNFLLHRLEVPEERLAGALTDAGWPSVRRIGGMDGWARVGASTIETAGRYLEVLDRCRSALS
- a CDS encoding GNAT family N-acetyltransferase yields the protein MNRLRISTDNAELDIALIHRFLAEESTWSRNIGRDRVERAIAHSLCFGAYLDGGQVGFARVISDRATFANLVDVFVLPQWRGRGISRALMGAVLAHPDLQGLRRFTLATSTSRGLYEKFGFTSPARPDTLMERYFPDIYAPSCQG